Proteins encoded together in one Camelina sativa cultivar DH55 chromosome 9, Cs, whole genome shotgun sequence window:
- the LOC104713053 gene encoding LRR receptor-like serine/threonine-protein kinase GSO1 produces MEGKLIVGKHLIWVMLLLLGQLHGYKSCIHKERNALLELKKYPIPINGSHSVLTTWVNDTTSDCCHWEGVTCNHTSGRVIGLSIDWMFNGKSHLLNLSLLHPFEDIRSLDLSGSRLNGLFDDVEGYKSLRRLRNLEILDLSFNRFNNSISPFLNAATSLTTLFLRSNDMDGLFHVKELKDLRNLRLLDLSDNIFNGFIPVRDLPALRKLKALDLHGNQLTATMGLQGICELKNLEELNLSDNYLEGQFPLCITRLIALRVLDLSSNILTGKLPSALGSLKSLEYLSLVHNDFDGFFSLGWLANLSELTVLKLSSKSNSLQVESDKSWKPKSQMIALVLRSCNLEKVPHFLLHQTDLRLVDLADNKITERFPSWLLANNTKLERLLLQNNSFTSFQLPKSAHNLRFLDVSFNQFNHLFPDNVGWILSHLQFMNLGYNGFQGNIPSSLGNMKSIGHLDLSHNSFHGKLPRSLIKGCYSLSNLKLSHNKLSGQIFPLPGSTNSTFLSVLSLDNNQFTGEIGKGLRTLKQLDLLDISYNNLTGVIPSWFDELPYISALSFSNNLLEGEIPISLFNISGLQLLDLSANRLSGGIPPHVNSTDGLVLLLQDNNLSGVIPDTLLANVNILDLSNNKLSGNIPEFVNTETIRILLLRGNNLTGRIPRQLCAGIQLLDLANNRLNGSIPSCLSNASFGVEVDYHAIDLRSTEALHFSYLKMDYTENIGIYVKYLLMLDQVMSDYYEGGTQTTIEFATKHRYDTYMGDNLGLLFGIDLSENELSSDIPTELGHLLKLHALNLSHNNLSGLIPESFSGLKNVESLDLSFNRLQGRIPSRLTDLSNLEVFDVSYNNLSEVIPLGRQFNTFDTQSYLGNPLLCGKPTNTSCERNNVQEPNNGVEAADESTTIDMESFYWSSAAAYVTILLGLLVSLSFDSPWSRVWFYNVDVFVHKVRNLLW; encoded by the exons ATGGAGGGGAAGCTTATCGTGGGAAAACACTTGATATGGGTGATGTTATTGTTGTTGGGACAACTACATGGATACAAAAGCTGTATTCATAAAGAAAGGAATGCTTTGTTGGAGCTCAAGAAATACCCCATCCCAATTAATGGATCCCACTCTGTTCTCACTACTTGGGTTAACGACACAACGAGCGATTGCTGTCATTGGGAAGGTGTCACGTGCAATCATACAAGCGGACGGGTTATCGGGCTTTCCATTGATTGGATGTTCAACGGAAAGAGTCATCTCCTAAATCTTTCTTTGTTGCATCCCTTTGAAGATATTCGAAGTCTGGACTTATCCGGATCCAGGCTAAATGGCTTGTTTGATGATGTGGAAG GTTATAAAAGCCTAAGAAGATTAAGAAACCTGGAGATTCTGGATCTTTCTTTTAATAGATTCAACAACAGCATCTCTCCTTTTCTTAATGCCGCTACATCACTCACAACTCTGTTTCTACGGAGTAACGACATGGATGGCCTTTTTCATGTTAAAG AACTCAAAGATTTGAGAAACTTGAGACTCTTGGACCTAAGTGATAACATATTTAACGGCTTCATACCAGTAAGAG ACTTACCAGCCTTACGGAAGCTGAAAGCTCTAGATCTACATGGCAACCAGTTGACTGCAACTATGGGATTGCAAG GGATTTGCGAATTGAAAAATTTGGAAGAGCTCAATCTCAGTGACAATTATCTAGAAGGTCAGTTTCCTTTATGTATAACTAGATTGATTGCACTTCGAGTTCTTGATCTCTCATCGAACATATTGACCGGGAAACTACCATCAGCTCTCGGTAGCCTTAAATCCCTTGAGTACTTGTCGCTGGTTCATAATGACTTTGATGGCTTCTTTTCTCTTGGTTGGCTCGCCAACCTCTCAGAGCTTACGGTGCTCAAACTTTCTTCAAAATCCAACTCTCTTCAAGTAGAGTCAGATAAATCTTGGAAGCCAAAATCTCAGATGATTGCTCTTGTACTAAGATCTTGCAACTTAGAGAAGGTTCCTCATTTTCTCCTACACCAGACGGATTTGCGTCTAGTTGATCTTGCAGACAATAAAATTACTGAACGTTTTCCTTCTTGGTTGTTGGCGAACAATACGAAACTCGAAAGGTTGCTTCTACAGAATAATTCCTTTACAAGCTTTCAATTACCAAAATCTGCTCATAATCTGCGTTTCTTGGATGTGTCATTCAATCAGTTCAATCATCTCTTTCCAGATAACGTTGGGTGGATACTTTCTCATTTACAGTTTATGAATCTAGGGTATAATGGTTTTCAAGGAAATATACCATCTTCTCTAGGTAACATGAAGAGTATTGGACATCTTGATCTATCTCACAACAGTTTTCACGGGAAGCTACCAAGAAGTCTTATAAAGGGTTGTTATTCCTTGTCAAACTTGAAGCTATCACATAACAAACTAAGTGGTCAGATTTTCCCACTCCCAGGATCAACAAACTCCACTTTTCTATCTGTGTTGTCTTTGGATAACAATCAGTTTACAGGAGAGATTGGAAAAGGTTTGCGGACCTTGAAACAGTTGGATCTGCTTGACATTTCCTACAACAATCTCACAGGGGTTATACCAAGTTGGTTTGACGAACTTCCATACATAAGCGCACTGTCGTTTTCAAACAACTTGTTGGAAGGTGAAATACCTATTTCGTTGTTCAATATATCCGGCCTTCAACTACTAGACCTCTCTGCAAACAGATTATCTGGGGGCATACCTCCACACGTCAATTCCACAGATGGGCTAGTGTTACTCCTGCAAGACAATAATTTATCAGGGGTTATTCCAGACACATTGCTAGCAAATGTCAATATACTTGATCTGAGTAATAACAAATTGTCTGGAAATATTCCTGAGTTTGTCAACACCGAAACAAtaagaattcttcttcttcgagggAATAATTTGACAGGCCGTATACCTCGCCAGCTGTGTGCCGGCATTCAGCTTCTGGATCTTGCTAACAACAGACTAAATGGATCCATACCTTCATGTCTTAGCAATGCATCATTTGGTGTGGAAGTAGACTATCATGCTATTGATCTTCGTTCTACTGAAGCCTTGCATTTTTCTTATCTGAAAATGGACTACACAGAAAATATCGGTATATATGTCAAATATCTGCTTATGCTAGACCAGGTAATGAGCGACTACTATGAGGGAGGCACCCAGACAACTATTGAATTTGCAACGAAACACAGATATGATACTTACATGGGAGACAATCTCGGATTATTGTTTGGAATTGATCTCTCAGAAAATGAGTTAAGCAGTGATATCCCAACAGAGCTTGGACATCTTCTGAAACTACATGCTCTCAATCTATCTCACAACAACTTATCAGGACTGATACCAGAAAGCTTTTCAGGTCTTAAGAATGTGGAAAGTCTTGATCTTTCTTTCAACAGATTACAAGGCCGAATCCCATCACGATTAACAGATTTGAGCAACCTTGAAGTCTTCGATGTCTCATATAATAACTTGTCAGAAGTCATTCCACTCGGAAGACAATTTAACACCTTCGACACGCAAAGCTACTTAGGTAATCCTCTTCTTTGTGGGAAACCAACCAACACAAGCTGCGAGAGGAATAACGTTCAAGAACCAAATAATGGAGTGGAAGCTGCTGATGAATCCACCACAATCGACATGGAATCTTTCTACTGGAGTTCTGCTGCAGCCTATGTGACAATACTTCTTGGGTTACTCGTATCACTCTCTTTTGATTCTCCTTGGAGCAGAGTTTGGTTCTACAACGTTGATGTTTTCGTCCACAAGGTTAGGAATTTGTTGTGGTAA
- the LOC104713057 gene encoding MDIS1-interacting receptor like kinase 1-like produces SLEKIPNFLIHQKNLRLVDLSSNRLSRDIPTWLLENNPELKVLQLQNNSFTIFQIPTIVHKLQVLDLSSNDITGVLPDNIGLVLPRLLHMNGSDNVFQGNLPLFMGEMKNIVFLDLSYNNLSGELPRSLFTGCFSLTILLLSHNRFSGHILPIETSLTLLIVLRMNNNLFTEEIGVGLLTLVNLSIFDASNNRLTGAIPSSMPDSSHLIMLLLSNNLLEGTLPPSLLAIHHLNFLDLSGNLLSGDLPSSDVNSMYGLKLFLHNNSFTGPLPSTLLEKTKILDLRNNKLSGSIPQFVSTMNMRIFLLRGNNLTGSIPKKLCDMTSIRLLDLSNNKLNGVIPSCLYNLSTKLGEEEPLSGFSVGIGFGDSLEMEFYKSTFLVDKFMLYYDSISLNVEIEFAAKQRYDSYGGGTLDYMYGLDLSSNELSGAIPAELGDLSKLRALNLSRNFLSSRIPSSFSKLKDIESLDLSYNMLHGSIPHQLTNLSSLAVFNVSYNNLSGIIPQGGQFNTFNENSYLGNPLLCGSQTDRSCETKKKTKEADNGTEEREDDEAAIDMLVFYWTTGSTYVIALIGILVLMCFDCPWRRTWLHAVAEAHRVLWVQLTPITF; encoded by the coding sequence AGCTTAGAGAAAATCCCTAATTTTCTCATCCACCAGAAAAATTTGCGTCTAGTTGATCTATCCAGCAATAGATTATCCAGAGACATTCCTACCTGGCTGTTGGAGAATAATCCAGAGCTTAAAGTCTTACAGTTGCAAAATAATTCATTCACTATCTTTCAGATTCCTACAATAGTGCATAAGTTGCAGGTCTTGGATTTATCATCAAATGATATCACCGGAGTGCTCCCTGATAACATTGGCCTTGTCCTTCCGAGGCTGTTACATATGAATGGCTCTGATAATGTGTTTCAAGGGAATCTTCCATTGTTCATGGGTGAGATGAAGAACATTGTATTCCTGGACTTGtcttataataatttatctGGAGAGCTACCTAGAAGCTTATTCACAGGTTGTTTTTCACTAACAATCTTGCTGCTCTCTCACAACAGATTTAGTGGCCATATTCTTCCGATAGAAACTAGCCTAACTTTGTTGATCGTTTTGAGGATGAATAACAACTTATTCACAGAGGAGATCGGAGTTGGTTTGCTTACCTTGGTTAATTTGTCAATATTTGACGCATCAAACAATCGTCTCACAGGTGCTATCCCAAGTTCGATGCCCGACTCATCTCATCTAATTATGTTATTGCTATCAAACAATCTATTGGAAGGTACGTTGCCACCTTCTCTACTGGCCATTCATCATCTTAACTTTCTGGACCTCTCTGGAAACCTATTATCTGGAGACTTACCGTCGTCAGATGTTAATTCTATGTACGGGTTAAAGTTATTCCTACATAACAACAGCTTCACGGGACCACTTCCGAGCACTTTGCTGGAAAAAACTAAGATACTTGATCTGCGGAATAATAAACTGTCTGGAAGTATCCCACAGTTTGTCAGTACCATGAACATGAGGATTTTTTTGTTGAGGGGTAACAACTTAACAGGATCTATTCCAAAGAAACTGTGTGATATGACCAGCATCAGACTTTTAGATCTTTCGAACAACAAGCTCAATGGCGTCATACCTTCATGCCTTTATAATCTATCAACTAAACTGGGAGAAGAGGAACCATTGAGTGGCTTCTCTGTGGGTATTGGTTTTGGAGATAGCCTTGAGATGGAATTTTACAAATCCACATTTTTGGTAGATAAGTTCATGCTATACTATGATTCTATATCTCTGAATGTTGAAATCGAATTTGCAGCGAAGCAAAGATATGACTCTTACGGCGGAGGAACACTTGATTATATGTATGGGTTGGATCTGTCAAGCAATGAATTAAGTGGTGCTATCCCTGCAGAGCTTGGAGATCTCTCGAAACTAAGAGCCCTGAATCTATCTCGCAATTTCTTGTCGAGTCGTATACCGAGTAGCTTCTCCAAACTGAAGGACATTGAGAGCCTTGATCTTTCTTATAACATGTTACATGGAAGCATTCCTCACCAACTAACCAACCTCTCTTCCCTTGCTGTCTTCAACGTCTCTTACAACAATTTATCCGGCATCATTCCTCAAGGAGGACAATTCAACACCTTCAACGAGAACAGCTACTTAGGAAATCCTCTTCTCTGTGGATCACAGACCGATAGAAGTTGTGaaactaagaagaagacaaaggaagCAGATAATGGaacagaagaaagagaagatgatgaagctgCTATTGACATGTTGGTCTTCTATTGGACAACTGGTTCAACTTATGTGATTGCGTTGATAGGCATTCTTGTACTTATGTGCTTCGATTGTCCTTGGCGTCGAACATGGCTTCACGCAGTGGCGGAGGCACATAGAGTGTTATGGGTGCAATTGACACCAATCACATTTTAA